One Natator depressus isolate rNatDep1 chromosome 13, rNatDep2.hap1, whole genome shotgun sequence genomic region harbors:
- the FAM110A gene encoding protein FAM110A — protein MDTAAQGTAEPASRVGRSSWGGVQQLSSMPVETLQAGDVMKGVSVTAPFTSAMPFRILNKGPEYFRRQAATGAKKPSAVERLEADKAKYVKSQQVASTKQEPVKPLLKQPLFTPGVRRAMLTPNRKTPQGGRRVEACGSKTSLNLEILNNLINICDSPLPFPKSESPREHKWRAETRESLGKELGGHPAVRRRKGPSDGMSKLSESSVTSKPSSTVAVRRVDVRPCGVHRARVTPTIQVTPMPVSPAKARIPSTSSLSSPNRSPHDRRTDSAKRQTLLHRSKSDLSDRYSRATADLERFFNYCGLDPEEVRDIGAEHCARASSDIVSIKFHSVSTTSSECTRSQHSAATLEDKQAERMPYGISVIERNARVIKWLYGLRQAREPQKVSNV, from the coding sequence ATGGACACTGCTGCACAGGGCACGGCAGAGCCAGCAAGCAgagtggggaggagcagctggggggGCGTGCAGCAGCTGAGCAGCATGCCCGTGGAAACCCTCCAGGCTGGGGACGTGATGAAGGGGGTTTCGGTGACGGCACCCTTCACCTCGGCCATGCCATTCCGGATCCTCAACAAGGGGCCTGAGTACTTCCGCCGGCAGGCGGCCACCGGCGCCAAGAAGCCCAGTGCCGTGGAGAGGCTGGAGGCGGACAAAGCCAAGTACGTGAAGAGCCAGCAGGTCGCCAGCACCAAGCAGGAGCCGGTGAAGCCGCTCTTGAAGCAGCCCCTCTTCACCCCGGGGGTCCGGAGAGCCATGCTGACGCCGAACCGCAAGACCCCGCAAGGGGGCCGCAGGGTGGAAGCCTGTGGGTCAAAGACCTCCTTGAACCTGGAGATCCTCAACAACCTCATCAACATCTGTgacagccccctgcccttccccaagtCGGAGAGCCCCCGGGAGCACAAGTGGAGAGCAGAGACGAGGGAGTCCCTGGGCAAAGAGCTGGGTGGGCACCCCGCTGTGCGGAGGAGGAAGGGCCCTTCGGATGGCATGAGCAAGCTGTCGGAGAGCTCTGTCACGTCCAAGCCCTCCAGCACGGTGGCTGTGCGCAGAGTGGATGTCCGGCCCTGTGGGGTTCATCGGGCCAGGGTGACCCCAACCATCCAGGTCACCCCCATGCCTGTCTCACCCGCCAAGGCCAGgatcccctccaccagctccctTAGCTCACCAAACAGAAGCCCCCACGACAGGCGGACAGACAGCGCCAAGCGGCAGACCCTACTGCACAGGTCCAAGTCCGACCTGAGTGACAGGTACTCCCGGGCCACGGCCGACCTGGAACGCTTCTTCAATTACTGCGGGCTGGACCCCGAGGAGGTCAGGGACATAGGGGCGGAGCACTGTGCCCGGGCCAGCTCGGACATCGTCTCCATCAAGTTTCACAGTGTCAGCACCACCAGCTCGGAGTGCACCCGTTCCCAGCACAGCGCCGCCACCCTGGAGGACAAGCAGGCGGAGCGCATGCCCTACGGCATCTCTGTCATCGAGCGCAACGCCAGGGTGATCAAGTGGCTGTATGGACTACGGCAAGCCAGAGAGCCCCAAAAGGTATCCAACGTATAG